Proteins encoded within one genomic window of Micromonospora halotolerans:
- a CDS encoding phosphoribosyltransferase, which produces MTTYRDRAEAGQMLADQLGELAGRPDVIVLGLVRGGVPVAQVIAERLGAPLDVLVIRKLGMPWAPEVAYGALGPGGVQVLNEMIADRIDADERAEVRRREQAELDRREQLYRGDRPQLDLAGRTAVIVDDGLATGATARAAVQVARHLGAARVVVAVPVGSDQAYEMLAAEADQVVCPQVPPDFAAVGAYYDDFHEVADHEVTQALTATA; this is translated from the coding sequence ATGACCACCTACCGCGACCGGGCCGAGGCGGGACAAATGCTCGCCGACCAGCTCGGCGAGCTCGCCGGGCGACCCGACGTCATCGTCCTCGGGCTGGTCCGCGGCGGCGTACCCGTCGCCCAGGTGATCGCCGAACGGCTCGGCGCGCCGCTGGACGTGCTCGTGATCCGCAAGCTCGGCATGCCCTGGGCCCCCGAGGTCGCGTACGGCGCGCTCGGCCCCGGCGGCGTCCAGGTGCTCAACGAGATGATCGCCGACCGGATCGACGCCGACGAGCGCGCCGAGGTACGCCGGCGCGAGCAGGCCGAACTGGACCGCCGCGAGCAGCTCTACCGGGGCGACCGCCCGCAGCTCGACCTGGCCGGCCGGACCGCCGTCATCGTCGACGACGGGCTGGCCACCGGCGCCACCGCCCGCGCCGCCGTGCAGGTCGCCCGGCACCTGGGCGCCGCCCGCGTGGTGGTGGCCGTCCCGGTCGGCTCCGACCAGGCGTACGAGATGCTCGCCGCCGAGGCCGACCAGGTGGTCTGCCCGCAGGTCCCACCCGACTTCGCCGCCGTCGGGGCCTACTACGACGACTTCCACGAGGTCGCCGACCACGAGGTGACGCAGGCGCTCACCGCCACCGCGTGA
- a CDS encoding glycosyltransferase 87 family protein, with protein MTADADRTAPALRRWQAIDTAAGGLALDVGLYAVSAAFAAVTAVTSTLLPHRAWGTLATLGYALAALAATAQLLAWRRQPGTRLAGLPVRWAVTGFAWATTALLPVAAQSIQRAGGRTDRAQEEVVVVEHAGARLAEHGTPYLGHDAIAALPPGEQLLGYTPYQPGMALFGLPRAAADAWWTDARVWFALVTALVLAAAVHTLRTTAGPAAPRRGAAVLRAAQAATVLPICALTLATGGDDLPVLALCLLALALAAAGRPGRAGLAVGAAGVLKLFAWPVAVVLVCWAATRRAGQRTALGALGLPVLALLPVLLVDRDALVENVLRFPLGHGLVTSPAQSPFPGHLIASALPAGRLVAAALLAAVAVAIAVRLLRRPPHTAAATALICGYGLLAAILLMPSTRFGYLLYPIALLVTAPALALAGHRPETAPRSPFPATGRRGPAGGRRPEA; from the coding sequence GTGACCGCCGACGCCGACCGGACCGCCCCCGCCTTGCGCCGCTGGCAGGCGATCGACACCGCCGCCGGCGGCCTCGCCCTCGACGTGGGCCTCTACGCCGTCTCCGCCGCGTTCGCCGCGGTCACCGCCGTCACCTCCACGCTGCTGCCGCACCGCGCCTGGGGCACCCTCGCCACCCTCGGGTACGCCCTGGCGGCGCTCGCCGCGACCGCCCAGCTCCTGGCCTGGCGCCGGCAACCCGGCACCCGCCTCGCCGGGCTGCCCGTCCGCTGGGCGGTCACCGGCTTCGCCTGGGCCACCACCGCCCTGCTCCCGGTGGCCGCCCAGAGCATCCAGCGCGCCGGCGGCCGGACCGACCGGGCGCAGGAGGAGGTGGTCGTCGTCGAGCACGCCGGCGCGCGGCTCGCCGAACACGGCACCCCCTACCTCGGGCACGACGCGATCGCCGCCCTGCCCCCCGGCGAGCAACTGCTCGGCTACACCCCCTACCAGCCCGGCATGGCGCTGTTCGGGCTGCCCCGGGCCGCCGCCGACGCCTGGTGGACCGACGCGCGGGTCTGGTTCGCCCTGGTCACCGCGCTGGTGCTGGCGGCCGCCGTGCACACCCTGCGGACCACCGCCGGCCCCGCGGCACCCCGGCGCGGCGCCGCCGTGCTGCGCGCCGCGCAGGCCGCCACCGTCCTGCCGATCTGCGCGCTCACCCTGGCCACCGGCGGCGACGACCTGCCCGTACTCGCGCTCTGCCTGCTCGCCCTCGCCCTCGCCGCCGCCGGCCGGCCCGGCCGCGCGGGTCTCGCGGTCGGCGCGGCCGGCGTGTTGAAGCTCTTCGCCTGGCCGGTCGCGGTCGTGCTGGTCTGCTGGGCCGCCACCCGCCGCGCGGGCCAGCGCACCGCCCTGGGAGCCCTCGGCCTGCCGGTCCTCGCGCTGCTCCCCGTGCTACTGGTCGACCGCGACGCCCTGGTGGAGAACGTGCTGCGCTTCCCCCTCGGGCACGGGCTCGTGACCAGCCCCGCGCAGTCCCCGTTCCCCGGCCACCTCATCGCGAGCGCGCTGCCCGCCGGCCGGCTGGTCGCCGCCGCGCTGCTGGCCGCCGTCGCCGTGGCGATCGCCGTGCGGCTGCTGCGCCGCCCGCCGCACACCGCCGCCGCCACCGCCCTGATCTGCGGGTACGGGCTGCTCGCCGCGATCCTGCTCATGCCCTCGACCCGCTTCGGCTACCTGCTCTACCCGATCGCCCTGCTCGTCACCGCCCCCGCCCTCGCGCTCGCCGGGCACCGCCCCGAGACCGCCCCCCGATCGCCTTTCCCGGCAACTGGCCGGCGCGGCCCGGCCGGAGGGCGTAGACCTGAGGCATGA